One part of the Thiothrix nivea DSM 5205 genome encodes these proteins:
- a CDS encoding IS701 family transposase, with product MRRPKRPPTANCTLPMYMGFLMSEPKSSTCTRLSEVMGISHDSVNRFLLREAYEPKDLFNEASRLLNLVGGTLNVDDSTLDKPYSQHMELVGHFWSGKHHRVVKGLNLITLYYSDPQGRSLPVNYRVYDKAEGKTKNDYFLDMLEDVLAWGLQPAFMTGDSWYSCVGNLKTVRNHRMGFLFAVESNRRVSTEKGSWVQVQKLDIPADGLRVWLREFGGVKLFRTQLKDQLRHYVVFLPNADAYDTFQQADFQTLHDQHWQIEQYHRMIKQVCHIEKFQVRGKVPIRNHLFAALCSYIHLQQMRFADMISNAYQWQGGLYKEVVASFVKSFMLGKEHLNPQYQVAVNA from the coding sequence ATAAGAAGGCCCAAACGCCCACCGACAGCCAATTGTACCCTGCCAATGTACATGGGGTTTCTGATGAGTGAACCGAAATCAAGCACCTGCACCCGCCTGTCGGAAGTGATGGGCATCTCGCATGACAGTGTAAACCGCTTCCTGTTGCGGGAAGCCTATGAGCCAAAAGACCTGTTCAACGAAGCATCGCGGCTGCTGAACCTGGTGGGCGGGACATTGAATGTGGATGACAGTACGCTGGACAAACCCTACAGCCAGCATATGGAGCTGGTTGGACACTTCTGGTCAGGCAAGCACCACCGGGTGGTCAAGGGGCTGAACCTGATCACGTTGTATTACAGCGACCCGCAAGGGCGCAGCCTGCCGGTCAACTACCGGGTGTATGACAAGGCAGAGGGCAAGACCAAGAATGATTATTTCCTCGACATGCTGGAGGACGTGTTGGCATGGGGGCTGCAACCCGCCTTCATGACCGGGGATAGCTGGTATTCCTGTGTGGGCAACCTCAAAACGGTAAGAAACCACCGCATGGGGTTCCTGTTCGCTGTGGAAAGCAACCGCCGGGTATCCACCGAAAAGGGGTCATGGGTGCAGGTACAGAAACTGGACATCCCTGCTGACGGGCTGAGGGTCTGGTTACGCGAATTTGGCGGGGTAAAGCTGTTTCGGACGCAGTTAAAAGACCAACTGCGCCATTACGTGGTTTTCCTCCCGAATGCTGACGCCTATGACACCTTCCAGCAAGCGGATTTCCAGACCCTGCATGACCAGCATTGGCAGATTGAGCAATACCACCGCATGATCAAGCAGGTCTGCCATATCGAGAAGTTCCAGGTCAGGGGTAAAGTACCCATACGCAACCACCTGTTTGCTGCCCTGTGCAGCTATATCCACCTGCAACAGATGCGGTTCGCCGACATGATCAGCAACGCTTACCAATGGCAGGGCGGACTGTATAAAGAGGTCGTGGCTTCATTCGTCAAAAGCTTCATGCTCGGCAAGGAGCACCTAAACCCACAATATCAGGTGGCCGTCAATGCGTAA
- a CDS encoding AMP-binding protein has protein sequence MPPLKRIYGFMVFIAALLFAPAIHSGLAHLFAGQDPLFLNAWAVLLAAAPFAIFAIVRYSRSGNTTLDWQTARQHSDLWLTIMGQGVFWAILLVLLALYPAFAKSSLGLEHIAAISVLLGFVAIGIVIGILIANHLSQTHVETGVAPIGAFGIVAGLLLFGFVPTVPLQATLLLGIGIMGGLFVAPMYALLHYHIPDEQQLAKMLPLNDMVQMLVVLAFISVAAALAWVGLDAPHLLTMLTGVTIAGALYTFYHLPQSLLRFVVSRFFHARYRLKVIGFEHLPARGGVLLLGNHISFIDWALVQMASPRQLHFVIEKGYYERWYLKGVLKWLGVVPISSSASADSLEKVTELLKAGEAVCLFPEGAISRTGQLGEFKRGYEKAVKDTDTVIVPFYLHGLWGSRFSRSSGFLRQNRHSGFKTDIVVAFGKPLPRNIQAYELKQKIFDLSFTSWDAYSHMIDPILLNWLRSAKRQSFRIAASDVIGEPMSHHRFITAVFRFAAEINKLSPEQNIGMLLPTSAGGAIANMAVLSLGKTVVNINFTASSEAIKSSVEQAGLKKIYTSKRFLDKLKERNVHIPDILPDTPLIFLEDLKEGIPKAKLLGTLLMVMLLPTRVLQWLYLPKIDMESTAAILFSSGSEGAPKGIELSHRNLAINARQVADALNTLDNDVIMGTLPTFHAFGLLASTLMPLSEGIPIICHPDPTDAVNIGKGIAKYEATLLFGTSTFLRLYAKNSRVHPLMFQSLRYVVAGAEKLSPDVRRLFLDKFGKKLLEGYGATETSPVASVNLPDQLDTRYWKVQAANREGTVGLPLPGTSFRIVDPNTLETLPTGSDGLILIGGPQVMKGYLHNPEKTADAIAELDGQRWYKTGDKGHVDEDGFLTIVDRYSRFAKLGGEMVSLGAIEQQVRNILGEPELELVAVNLPDEKKGEKVILMIAGERDEAEVRRKLVEGGMNALMVPALIRCVDEVPKLGSGKTDFANARKLALSVV, from the coding sequence ATGCCGCCACTCAAGCGCATTTACGGGTTCATGGTTTTTATTGCTGCGCTGCTGTTCGCGCCCGCCATCCACAGCGGTTTGGCACACCTGTTTGCGGGGCAAGACCCGCTATTCCTGAATGCCTGGGCCGTGTTGCTGGCCGCCGCGCCGTTTGCCATTTTCGCCATAGTCCGCTACTCGCGCTCGGGTAACACAACACTGGACTGGCAAACCGCCCGCCAGCATTCCGACCTGTGGCTGACCATTATGGGGCAAGGCGTGTTCTGGGCGATCCTGCTGGTGCTGCTGGCCCTGTATCCTGCCTTCGCCAAATCTTCCCTTGGGTTGGAACACATTGCCGCCATCAGTGTGCTGTTGGGCTTTGTTGCCATTGGCATTGTTATCGGCATCCTGATTGCCAACCATTTGTCGCAGACGCATGTGGAAACCGGTGTCGCCCCCATCGGCGCATTCGGCATCGTGGCGGGGTTGCTGCTGTTCGGCTTCGTGCCGACCGTGCCGCTGCAAGCCACCCTGTTGCTCGGCATCGGCATCATGGGGGGGCTATTCGTCGCGCCGATGTACGCGCTGCTGCATTACCACATTCCCGACGAACAGCAGCTGGCAAAAATGCTGCCGCTGAATGACATGGTGCAAATGCTGGTGGTGCTGGCATTCATCAGCGTCGCCGCCGCGCTGGCCTGGGTCGGGCTGGATGCGCCGCACCTGCTGACTATGTTGACCGGTGTGACCATCGCCGGTGCCTTGTATACCTTCTATCATTTGCCGCAATCGCTGTTGCGCTTCGTCGTTAGCCGCTTTTTCCACGCCCGTTACCGCCTGAAAGTGATCGGCTTTGAACACCTGCCCGCGCGCGGCGGCGTGTTGCTACTGGGCAACCACATCAGCTTCATTGACTGGGCGCTGGTGCAGATGGCCAGCCCCCGCCAGTTGCACTTCGTGATCGAAAAAGGCTATTACGAACGTTGGTATCTGAAAGGCGTACTCAAGTGGCTGGGCGTCGTGCCGATCAGCAGCAGTGCCAGCGCTGACTCTCTGGAAAAAGTGACTGAACTGCTCAAAGCCGGGGAAGCCGTATGCCTATTCCCGGAGGGCGCGATCAGCCGCACCGGGCAACTGGGCGAATTCAAGCGTGGTTACGAAAAAGCCGTGAAGGATACTGATACAGTGATCGTACCGTTCTACCTGCACGGGCTGTGGGGCAGCCGCTTCTCACGTTCCAGTGGTTTCCTGCGCCAGAACCGCCACTCCGGCTTCAAGACTGACATCGTGGTGGCATTCGGCAAGCCCTTACCCCGGAACATTCAGGCGTATGAGCTGAAGCAGAAAATCTTCGACCTGTCATTCACATCGTGGGATGCCTATTCCCACATGATTGACCCGATTCTGCTCAACTGGCTGCGTTCCGCCAAACGGCAGAGCTTCCGCATTGCTGCATCTGACGTGATTGGTGAACCGATGAGCCATCACCGTTTCATCACCGCCGTGTTCCGCTTCGCCGCCGAGATCAACAAGCTCAGCCCGGAACAGAATATCGGCATGTTGCTGCCGACCAGCGCGGGTGGGGCGATTGCCAATATGGCGGTGCTTTCGCTGGGCAAGACCGTCGTCAATATCAACTTCACTGCTAGCTCCGAAGCCATCAAAAGTTCGGTGGAACAGGCCGGTCTGAAGAAAATTTACACCTCAAAACGTTTCCTTGACAAACTCAAGGAACGCAATGTCCATATTCCTGACATTCTGCCCGACACGCCGCTCATTTTCCTGGAGGATTTGAAAGAAGGCATCCCCAAAGCCAAGCTACTGGGTACACTGTTGATGGTGATGCTGCTGCCGACCCGCGTGTTGCAATGGCTGTACCTGCCGAAAATCGACATGGAATCGACCGCTGCCATCCTGTTTTCCAGCGGCAGCGAAGGCGCGCCCAAGGGCATCGAGCTTTCCCATCGCAATCTGGCCATCAATGCGCGCCAGGTGGCGGATGCACTCAACACCCTCGACAACGACGTGATCATGGGCACGCTGCCGACCTTCCATGCCTTTGGTTTGCTGGCCAGCACGCTGATGCCGCTTTCCGAAGGTATCCCCATCATCTGTCACCCTGACCCGACCGATGCGGTCAATATCGGCAAGGGCATTGCCAAATACGAGGCCACCTTGCTGTTCGGCACCAGCACCTTCCTACGCCTGTATGCCAAAAACTCGCGGGTGCATCCGCTGATGTTCCAGAGCCTGCGCTACGTGGTGGCGGGCGCGGAAAAGCTTTCGCCGGACGTGCGTCGTTTATTCCTCGACAAATTCGGCAAAAAACTGCTGGAAGGCTACGGCGCGACCGAAACCTCGCCGGTCGCCAGTGTCAACCTGCCCGATCAGCTCGACACCCGCTACTGGAAAGTGCAGGCGGCCAACCGCGAAGGCACGGTCGGCCTGCCGCTGCCCGGCACCAGCTTCCGCATTGTCGACCCGAACACACTGGAAACCCTGCCTACCGGCTCTGACGGCCTGATCCTGATCGGCGGCCCGCAAGTCATGAAAGGCTACCTGCACAACCCGGAAAAAACCGCTGACGCCATCGCCGAACTCGACGGCCAGCGCTGGTACAAAACCGGCGACAAGGGGCATGTGGATGAAGACGGTTTCCTCACCATCGTCGACCGCTATTCCCGCTTCGCCAAACTGGGCGGCGAAATGGTCAGCCTCGGCGCCATCGAGCAGCAGGTACGTAATATCCTCGGCGAACCTGAACTGGAACTGGTCGCCGTCAACCTGCCGGATGAGAAGAAGGGCGAAAAGGTTATCCTGATGATCGCGGGCGAACGGGATGAGGCGGAAGTCCGCCGCAAGCTGGTGGAGGGCGGGATGAATGCGCTGATGGTTCCGGCGCTGATCCGCTGTGTGGATGAAGTGCCGAAGCTGGGGAGCGGGAAGACGGATTTTGCGAATGCGCGCAAATTGGCGTTGAGTGTTGTCTGA
- a CDS encoding acyl-CoA dehydrogenase, giving the protein MNWLTEYRQKYISHPVMRLMKQQLPPISSTEQDALDSGNVWWDSELFSGKPDWRRLRDLSISKLNAEEQAFLDGPVEALCRRLDDWQITHELRDLPPDIWDFLKQHRFFGMIIPKQYGGLGFSALAHSQVVMKVSSRSATAAVTVMVPNSLGPGELLMKYGTQAQKDYYLPRLADGREIPCFGLTGPEAGSDASSIPDHGVVCRQDFNGDKNVLGIRLNWEKRYITLGPVATLLGLAFQLYDPEHLLGDKEEMGITVALIPTDHKGVEIGTRHYPLDIPFQNGPNRGRDVFIPMDWLIGGREQAGNGWRMLVECLGEGRGISLPALSTGAAKVASRYTGAYARVRQQFGMPIGYFEGVEEPLARILGNTYLMDAGRILTATAIDQGQRPAVITAMLKYQLTERMRRLVNDAMDISGGAGICMGPSNYLARAYQSIPIGITVEGANILTRSLIVFGQGAMRCHPWLLKEIQAVQADDVAAFDHAFLGHVKHIFANLGRSIWYGLSNAVFVVSGSPLTRCHYRNLSRLSSQFALLADYAALSLGGSLKRRERLSGRMADILANLYLCSAVLKHFEDQGEPEADLPLMEYACALTIHRAQQAMLAAFHNLPYPWLAKTLRTLMFPYGKPFGPPNDQLIHQVARLALEPSATRDRLTAGVYITNDPADRMGRIEDALHKTLAAADIEKQLRKLLKEGKLEAHTTDEAIAEARDKGLLDKFSAERLLAARKAVLNAIRVDDFPAEYFHKVGSYTAAQQVKG; this is encoded by the coding sequence ATGAATTGGCTAACCGAATACCGGCAGAAGTACATCAGCCACCCGGTCATGCGCTTGATGAAACAGCAACTGCCCCCCATATCCAGCACCGAACAGGACGCACTGGACAGTGGCAACGTCTGGTGGGACTCCGAACTCTTTTCCGGCAAACCGGACTGGCGTCGCTTGCGCGACCTGTCCATCAGCAAGCTGAACGCTGAGGAGCAGGCATTCCTCGACGGCCCGGTGGAAGCGTTATGCCGCCGTCTGGATGACTGGCAGATTACCCATGAATTGCGTGACCTGCCGCCTGATATTTGGGATTTCCTCAAGCAGCACCGCTTTTTCGGCATGATCATCCCCAAGCAATACGGTGGCCTGGGTTTTTCCGCGCTCGCGCACTCGCAGGTGGTGATGAAAGTCTCCAGCCGTAGCGCGACAGCTGCCGTCACGGTGATGGTGCCGAATTCGCTTGGCCCCGGCGAATTGCTGATGAAATACGGCACGCAGGCGCAAAAGGATTACTACCTGCCACGGTTGGCGGATGGGCGCGAGATTCCCTGTTTCGGCCTGACCGGGCCGGAGGCGGGTAGTGATGCCAGTTCCATCCCTGATCATGGCGTGGTTTGTCGGCAGGATTTCAATGGCGATAAAAATGTGCTGGGCATCCGCCTCAACTGGGAGAAACGCTATATCACGCTGGGGCCGGTGGCAACATTGCTGGGGCTGGCGTTCCAGCTTTACGATCCGGAGCATCTGCTGGGTGACAAAGAGGAAATGGGTATCACGGTGGCGCTGATTCCCACCGACCACAAGGGTGTGGAAATCGGCACGCGCCATTACCCACTGGATATTCCCTTCCAAAATGGCCCCAACCGGGGGCGCGATGTCTTCATCCCGATGGACTGGCTGATTGGCGGTCGTGAGCAGGCAGGCAATGGCTGGCGTATGTTGGTGGAGTGTCTCGGCGAGGGGCGCGGCATTTCCCTGCCTGCCCTTTCTACCGGCGCGGCCAAGGTGGCGTCACGTTATACCGGCGCGTATGCGCGGGTGCGCCAGCAGTTCGGGATGCCGATTGGCTATTTCGAGGGGGTGGAAGAGCCGTTGGCACGGATTCTTGGCAACACCTACCTAATGGATGCGGGGCGGATTCTGACTGCTACCGCCATTGATCAGGGGCAGCGGCCTGCGGTGATTACCGCTATGCTGAAATATCAGCTGACTGAACGGATGCGTCGGCTGGTCAATGATGCGATGGATATTTCCGGTGGCGCGGGCATCTGCATGGGGCCATCCAACTACCTGGCGCGGGCTTACCAGTCGATCCCAATCGGGATTACGGTGGAAGGGGCGAACATCCTAACCCGTTCCCTGATTGTGTTTGGGCAGGGTGCGATGCGTTGCCACCCGTGGTTGCTGAAGGAAATCCAGGCGGTGCAGGCGGATGATGTGGCGGCTTTCGACCACGCTTTTCTCGGGCATGTGAAGCATATTTTCGCCAACCTTGGGCGTAGTATCTGGTATGGGTTGAGCAATGCGGTGTTCGTGGTATCCGGTTCGCCGCTGACGCGCTGCCATTACCGTAACCTGAGCCGCTTGAGCAGCCAGTTTGCCTTGCTGGCGGATTATGCGGCGCTGTCGCTGGGCGGTAGCCTGAAACGGCGCGAACGTTTGTCCGGACGCATGGCCGACATCCTCGCCAACCTTTACCTGTGTTCCGCTGTACTCAAGCACTTCGAGGATCAGGGTGAACCGGAGGCTGATCTGCCGCTGATGGAATACGCCTGCGCCCTGACCATTCACCGTGCGCAACAGGCGATGCTGGCGGCGTTCCATAACCTGCCGTATCCGTGGCTGGCGAAAACGCTACGCACCCTGATGTTCCCGTATGGCAAACCGTTCGGCCCACCGAATGACCAACTGATCCATCAGGTGGCGCGGCTGGCGCTGGAGCCTTCCGCTACCCGTGACCGGCTGACGGCGGGCGTTTATATCACCAATGACCCGGCAGACCGGATGGGGCGGATTGAGGATGCCCTACACAAGACACTGGCGGCGGCAGACATCGAGAAACAGCTGCGCAAGCTGCTCAAGGAGGGCAAGCTGGAAGCGCATACGACGGATGAGGCTATTGCCGAAGCGCGGGATAAGGGCTTGCTGGACAAGTTTAGCGCGGAACGTTTGCTGGCTGCCCGCAAGGCTGTGCTGAATGCGATTAGGGTGGATGATTTTCCGGCGGAGTATTTTCACAAGGTGGGCAGCTATACTGCCGCCCAACAGGTGAAGGGGTGA
- the corA gene encoding magnesium/cobalt transporter CorA produces the protein METFGKRYHPPGTPPGTLARHGEGDTTRVCLLEYSSEQCTETLAPTPEQCRAAMQNDRADWLDVTGVNDPAAIRELGETFGLHPLALEDVLNSGQRPKIDFHAKHAFLILNLPHLIDDEIVLEQVSLFVGDGHLLSFCSGDGAAFEPVRQRLRQGFGRIRSRGVDYLLYALVDVIIDSAFPLLETLGEQIEDLEDQVLENPDKSILTTLHLLKRDLLLLRRALWPQREVISRLIQHDAELVDETMRPYFSDCYDHAVQVIDLIETYREMLSGMLDIYLSSLSNRMNDIMRVLTVIATLFIPLTFIVGVYGMNFVNMPELRWRYGYFIVWGIMAVLAIAMLMAFKLRKWL, from the coding sequence ATGGAAACCTTCGGCAAACGCTACCACCCGCCCGGCACGCCGCCCGGAACCCTCGCCCGCCACGGCGAAGGCGACACAACCCGTGTCTGCCTGCTGGAATATTCCAGCGAACAGTGCACGGAAACCCTTGCCCCCACGCCAGAACAATGCCGCGCTGCCATGCAAAACGACCGCGCTGACTGGCTGGATGTCACCGGCGTCAACGACCCCGCCGCCATCCGCGAACTGGGCGAAACCTTCGGCCTGCACCCGTTGGCGCTGGAAGACGTACTCAACAGCGGCCAGCGCCCCAAGATCGATTTCCACGCAAAACATGCCTTCCTGATCCTCAACCTGCCGCACCTGATCGACGACGAAATCGTGTTGGAGCAAGTCAGCCTGTTCGTCGGCGATGGCCACCTGCTCAGTTTTTGCAGTGGCGATGGCGCGGCTTTCGAGCCGGTGCGGCAACGCCTGCGGCAGGGATTCGGACGCATCCGTAGCCGTGGCGTCGATTACCTGCTGTATGCACTGGTGGATGTGATCATCGACTCCGCCTTCCCGCTACTGGAAACTCTCGGCGAACAGATCGAAGATCTCGAAGACCAGGTGCTGGAAAACCCTGACAAATCCATCCTCACCACCTTGCACCTGCTCAAACGCGACCTGTTACTCTTACGCCGGGCGCTGTGGCCGCAACGCGAAGTCATCAGCCGCCTGATCCAGCACGACGCGGAACTGGTCGACGAAACCATGCGCCCCTATTTCAGCGACTGTTACGACCATGCCGTACAGGTCATTGACCTGATTGAAACCTACCGCGAAATGCTCAGTGGAATGCTCGACATCTACCTTTCCAGCCTCAGCAACCGCATGAACGACATCATGCGCGTGCTGACCGTGATCGCGACCCTTTTCATTCCGCTGACTTTCATCGTCGGCGTCTATGGGATGAATTTCGTCAACATGCCGGAACTGCGCTGGCGCTACGGCTATTTCATCGTCTGGGGCATCATGGCGGTGTTGGCGATTGCGATGCTGATGGCCTTCAAGCTGCGTAAATGGCTGTAA
- a CDS encoding GNAT family N-acetyltransferase, producing the protein MKHQRIPMTIEEYELLEHPFGYKVEYWDGHTVITPRDNPITTQLAVTERAVSPACRIVPLDPARQQEMIEAFFAAFHDTVEFCDWYGHKIHEHAENNIKNYFAGKRGEPHPASVMALAEDGNLLGLALLLTDEDGNVCLDLLYVLPAWQRRKIANNMVATAVNSLHQIGVETLTSTYHICNEASRCWHHAFGFEDVYDQMYIRLKYSWYRNEIWRREKLGLTDGLDALKQERDRWCAQLDERWRY; encoded by the coding sequence GTGAAACACCAACGCATCCCGATGACCATCGAAGAATACGAATTGCTGGAGCACCCCTTCGGCTACAAGGTGGAATACTGGGATGGCCACACCGTCATCACGCCGCGCGACAATCCCATCACCACCCAACTGGCAGTGACTGAACGCGCTGTATCCCCTGCTTGCCGTATTGTCCCGCTGGATCCCGCCCGCCAACAGGAAATGATTGAGGCATTCTTCGCAGCTTTCCACGATACAGTTGAATTCTGCGACTGGTACGGGCATAAAATCCATGAACACGCCGAAAACAACATCAAGAATTACTTTGCCGGTAAGCGCGGCGAACCCCATCCTGCTTCCGTGATGGCGCTGGCGGAAGATGGTAACCTGCTTGGCTTGGCGCTGCTGCTAACGGACGAAGACGGTAACGTATGCCTGGATTTGCTGTATGTTTTACCCGCTTGGCAGCGCCGCAAGATTGCCAACAATATGGTGGCAACAGCAGTCAATAGCCTGCATCAGATTGGGGTCGAAACGCTGACCAGCACCTACCACATCTGCAACGAAGCCAGTCGCTGCTGGCATCATGCCTTCGGTTTTGAGGATGTTTACGACCAGATGTACATCCGGCTGAAATATTCCTGGTATCGCAACGAAATCTGGCGACGTGAAAAGCTGGGCTTGACCGACGGGCTGGATGCGTTGAAACAGGAGCGGGATCGCTGGTGTGCGCAACTGGATGAAAGGTGGCGGTATTGA